The Pseudomonas sp. IB20 region CCAGTTGGCGGGTTTCATTTGCGAGCCGGTGTACGGCAACGCCGGTGGCATCTCCCTGCCGCCGGGCTATTTGCAGCAGGTGTACGGGTTGGTGCGCGCCCAGGGCGGCGTGTGCATCGCCGATGAAGTGCAGGTGGGTTACGGCCGCATGGGCCATTTCTTCTGGGGCTTTGAGGAGCAGGGCGTGGTGCCGGACATCATCACCATGGCCAAGGGCATGGGCAACGGCCAGCCGCTGGGCGCGGTGATTACCCGGCGCGAAATCGCCGAAGCGCTGGAGGCCGAGGGGTATTTCTTCTCCTCGTCGGGCGGCAGCCCGGTCAGCTGTCGCATTGGCATGGCCGTGCTGGATGTGATGGAGGAAGAAAAGCTGTGGGAAAACGCCCAAGTAGTTGGTGGGCATTTCAAAGCTCGGCTGCAAGCACTGATTGATCGTCACCCGCTGGTGGGGGCGGTTCATGGTTCCGGCTTCTATTTGGGCCTGGAGTTGGTGCGCGACCGCGATACCCTGGAGCCCGCCACAGAAGAAACCGCGCTGCTGTGTGATCGCTTGCGGGAACTGGGGATTTTCATGCAGCCGACCGGCGACTACCTCAACATCTTGAAGATCAAACCGCCAATGGTCACCTCTAAACGCAGTGTGGATTTCTTTGTCGACATGCTGTCGAAGGTGCTGGAGGAGCTACGCTAGATAGCCGATTGTTATCGGCTATTAACCGTCATGTTTGCCAGCTATTATATTCAATCGCTTTTAAGGCCGATTTTTATCCGTTATAAAATCGGCCTTCATCCCATTCGGAGTCCTGAACGCCATGACCACCCTGCACAGCACACCTCGCGCCGATGGCTTCTACATGCCCGCCGAATGGGCGCCACAGACCCAAACGTGGATGATCTGGCCTGAGCGCCCCGACAACTGGCGCCTGGGCGGCAAGCCGGCGCAGGCGGCCCACGCGGCCGTGGCCAAGGCCATTGCGCGGTTCGAGCCGGTGACGGTCGGTGTGTCCGCCGGGCAGTACGAAAACGCGCGTGCGCGTTTGGACGTGCCCAATATCCGTGTGGTGGAAATGTCCAACGACGACGCCTGGGTGCGCGACACCGGCCCAACCTTCGTGATCAACAACAGCGGCGAAGTGCGCGGTGTGAACTGGGATTTCAACGCCTGGGGCGGCTTTGACGGCGGCCTGTACTCGCCGTGGAACCGTGATTCGCAGGTGGGTGGCAAGATCCTCGAGATCGAGCGCGCGCCGCGTTACCGCACTGAGGGTTTTGTGCTGGAAGGCGGTTCGATCCACGTCGACGGCGAAGGCACGCTGATCACCACCGAAGAATGCCTGTTGAACCGCAATCGCAACCCGCACCTGGATCGCGCGGCCATCGAAGCGGTGCTCAGCGCCAACCTGGCTGTGGATAAGATCATCTGGCTGCCGGACGGCCTGGTCAACGACGAAACCGACGGCCATGTGGATAACTTCTGCTGCTACGTACGCCCGGGCGAAGTGCTGCTGGCCTGGACCGATGACCCGCAAGACCCGAACTACGCGCGCTGCCACGCGGCCATGAACGTGCTGCAAAGCAGCACCGACGCCCAGGGACGCGCGTTCACCGTGCATAAAATGCCGATCCCCGGCCCGTTGTACGCCACCGAAGAAGAGTGCGCCGGTGTGGACCCGGTGGATGGCAGCCAGGAACGTAACCCGAGCGTGCGCTTGGCCGGTTCCTACGTGAATTTCCTGATCGTCAACGGCGGCATCATCGCGCCGAGCTTCGACGACCCTATGGACCGCCAGGCCAAGGAAATCCTGCAGAACCTGTTCCCGCAGCACGAAGTAGTGATGGTGCCGGGCCGCGAACTGTTACTGGGCGGCGGCAATATCCACTGCCTGACCCAACAACAGCCGGCGCCGCACAAAAACTGAGTGCAGTTGTAACAGCGCTTGAGCGAAACCCCGGCGCTACCTGTTTATAGCGCTCACAGCAAGCCCGCGGCCCAGCAAGGCCGCGGGCTTTTTTGTGTTCGAATGTCTATAAACACAGGACATTGGCATAGCTCTTGTATCGGTGTTGGCACAGTAACCCAAGGTCGTGACTGCACAGTTCTGTCATAAACCTTGAGTAAGTTAGCCGCTCAAGCAGTAGGAGAGAGCGCTGAAATGAATGCCGATATCAACCTGATCCACACGCGCCCATTCCACCCCACGCGGGTCAACGGTGAAGCGATCCAGGCGCTGGCGCTTTGGTTGAAGGCAAACGGCTCGCGACAGGCAAGGCAACAGCCTGACTTGCGCAGCGTGATGAGTGAACGTTACCCGGTGGGGTTGTTCAGTGAGGATGAAGTGCATGCGTTGTGTGAGTTGATGCAAAACTGAAAAAGCACCACGATCAATTGTGGGAGCGGCGGTGCGACGATTCGACTTCCGGAAGCCGCTTTCAACAACAAGCCCGCTCCTCACCACAAGCTTGCTCCCACATTAGAGCGTGATCGGCGTTAGAAACTGTAGGTGCCTGTGACCACCAAGCTACGCGGCTCACCCGGCTGGATCTGCGCCGCGCTCGTCGCCGAGGCGTAGTAGTTTTTGTCAGCGATATTGTTCAGCGCCGCGCGCACGTCCCATTCCTTCTGGCGGAACCCCGCCAACGCATCCCAGCGACCATAACCCGGCAACACCACAGTGTTGAGGCTGTCGGCATAACGGTCGCCTACCAAGGTCAAACCAGTTTCTGCATACCAACCCATTTCCGGTTTCCAGGTGATAAACAGGCTGGCATTACGCTTGGCCACATCGCTGACACGCTTGCCTGCAAAGCCGTTGTTGTCTTTCTCGACCTTGGCGTCCTGCAGGCCGACGCCACCGCGCACATACCAGTTATCCACAATCTTGCCGGTGGCGGTCAGCTCCACGCCGCGTGAGCGTTGCAGGCCGCTGAGCAGGGTGATGGTGCGGTCCAGCGGGTCGCTGGTGCGGCGGTTGTAGAGTTCAAGCTCGTACACGGCGAGGGTGGTGCTCAGGCGGTCGTCGAGCCAGTCGCTTTTTACGCCGATTTCCTTTTGCTTGGTCAGCTCGGGGCTCAGGTCGTTGACGCTGCCGGCGGCATTCGGCGTGATGCCAATCAGGCCACCGCCTGCCGGGGAGAAGGTCTTGCTCCACGAGGCATAAAACGAGTGCTGTTCCAGCGGCGTCCACACCAAGCCTACGCGCGGGCTGGTGCTGCGGCTGTCGACGTCTTGCTGGGTGTTGAGCACCTTGCTGGTGGTGTCCACTTCAAAGTGGTCGTAACGCAGGCCTGCCAGCAGTTGCCATTGATCGTTGAGGCGCAGTTGGTCCTGCACGTACACGGCACGGCTTTCGACTTCGGTGTGGTTGTTACTTGAAAGGCTCATCCGCCCAGTGTGGCTCAGGTGGCGGTTGGGCTGGTTGAGGTCCAGGCTCGGTACGGCCTGGCCGCCCCGGTTGACGGCGGTGGCGCTGTAGAGCTTCGGATCGCGACGTTGGCTGCCCAGCTCTATACCGGTGAGCAGGCGGTGCTCCAGGCCGAAGGTGTCAAACCCACCTTCCAGCTCAAGGTTGTTGAACACGTTGCGGGTGGTCAGGTCCTGCTGCCAACGCTGGCGCGTGACCTGGTTGGCTTTGGGGTCGTAGCCGGTCTGGTAGGTGTTGTCGAAATCGCTGTCGAGCTTGAACACGCCGAGGGTGTGGCGCAGTTGCCAGTTGGCGTTGAGTTCATAGGCAAGCTTGGAGCGCAGGGACTGGGATTTGTCGTCGATGTAGTCGCGGCTGTCAAAGTAAGTGCTGCTGCGGCTCACGTCCGCCGGGCGACCGTTGACCCCGGGGATGCCACGGTCTGGTGTGCGGTTGTAGCGGCTGTATTCGTATTGCACCAACCAATTCAGGTCGGGCGTCAGCTGCCAGCTCATCGACGGCGCGAACAGCTGGCGGTTGCCGCTGACGCCATCACGGAAGCTGTTGTTGTCCTGGTTGCCCATGTTCAGGCGCAGGCTGATGGTGTCGGTGGGGTCGGTGCTGAGGTCGGCATACAGGCTGCGCAGGTCGTTGCTGCCGCCTTGGGCTTCGATACTGGATTTTTGCCCCGCCGTGGGCAATTTGCTTACGCGGTTGACGATGCCGCCCTGGCCGCCTCGCCCGTACAGCACGGCTGCCGGGCCTTTGAGCACTTCGATGCGCTCGATGTTGTGCAGGTCGCGCACGTACTGGCTGTCGTCGCGAATGCCGTCCAGGTAGAAGTCATTGCTCGCGTCAAAACCACGGATGCGCAGGCTGTCGAAGCGCGTGTCGGCGCCGCTGCTGACGTTGGGAATCCCGCTGAGTGCCTGGCCCAGGTCGTTTGTGCCGTAAGAGCGCAGGCTTTCGGTTTTGACCGAGTCGATGGCCTGGGGCACATAACGCACCGACGTGGCCGTGCGAGTGGCGGTGTTGGTCTCTTTGACGCGTGGGTCGTCTTCGTCAGCTTCGGTGCTGATTGAAGTGGCGGGTAAGACCGTGGTCGCGCCGGCAAAACCGGCAGACAGCAGAACAGAAAGCCCAAGGGTGATGGGCGTCAGGCGAGAGGCAGGCATGGGGGCAGGCATCCAAAAAGTTCGGGAAGTAAAAAACGCGCGAATGTTAATGCTTTGTATTTGCGTGCGTTATCTATTCCCAAACATGTAGGCGCTAAATATTGTTACTTGATGTGTTTCTGAGAGGTGTAAGAGGATTTTTCAGCGTTTTGTATCAGCAGTTTAGAGCCGTCTTTAGACTTTTTTTGAATAAATACAGACGATTCACGAAATTGACACATAGTTCAACGCGCGCATACGATTGCGCCCAACGCCTGTGGCTAACAGCCATAACTCATCCAATAAAAAAGGCCTGCGGCAGTTCAGTCGTCCGCGGGCCTTCTTTTTCCTGGAGAAAGTTGACACCAGAAAAGCAACACGGGGCCTGGTGTCACAGCGCGTACTCAACCAGTAATAAGGAATATAAGAAATGTTGAAGCAACGGATGGGTTTGATCGCTCTGGGGATTTTGAGCGCCACTCAGGCAATGGCTAACGACCAGGAGCAATCCAAGGGTTTTGTTGAAGACAGCCACCTGAATATCGCAGCACGTAATGCCTACATCAGCCGTGACTACAAAAACCCCAAGCAAGACAAAGCCGAATGGGGCCAAGGCTTCATCGGCAAGTTTGAATCCGGTTTCACCCAAGGCACAGTCGGTGTGGGTGTGGACGTGATCGGTCAATACGCTATTCGCCTGGACGGTGGCAGAGGCAGTGCCGGCGCTGGCGGTATCGACTTCTTCAAAGAAGGCGCAAGCACCACGCGAGCCAAGGGCGGCGCAGCCGTCAAATTCCGGGTTTCCAACACTGTACTGAAGTACGGTGATCAGTTCCCGGCTGTGCCTGTGCTGCAGTACGACAGCTCGCGTCTGTTGTCCGAAACCTACACCGGTACTTCGATCGTTTCCAAAGAGATCGCCGGTCTGCAACTGGACGCCGGTCACTTCACCAAAGAAGCGCGCAAGAGCGCCGAAGGCACCGACAGCGGTCGCCTGAAAAGCATCGACTACATCGGTGGTAGCTACAAATTCACCGAAAGCCTGTCGGCTGCTCTGTATGCCTCCGACATGCAAGACGTGCTGAAGAAGCAATACGTCAACGTCAACTACGTGCTGGCCCTGCCAGAGAAGCAATCGTTGACCTTTGACTTCAACGGCTACAAAACCAAGCTGGACCGCAGCTTCGCCCTGGAAAACCAAGGTGATGCGGACGCCCGCGACAACAAAATCTGGAGCCTGGGCGCTACCTGGGCTGTTGGCCCGCACAGCTTCACCGTCGCTCACCAGCGCAGCACCGGCGACACCGGCTACCTGTACGGCGGCTACCGCAACGCTGGCGGCATCGGCGACGGCGGCAACACCATCCTGCTGGCCAACTCCTACTGGTCCGACTTCAACGGTAAGGACGAGCGCTCCTGGCAAGCAGGTTACGGCCTGGACTTCAGCGCCTTCGGCGTGCCTGGCCTGACCTACAACATCGCCTACGTGCGCGGCACCAACATTGACGACGGTACCAACCGCGGCCGTGGCACCGAGCGTGAAATCTTCAACCAGTTCAAATACGTCGTTCAGAGCGGCCCAGCCAAAGACCTGAGCCTGCGCGCTCGTGCCTCCTGGTTGCGCGTCTCCAGCAACGCCAGCGAGTACAACGTAGGCGGTAACGAAATCCGTCTGTTCGCCGACTACCCAATCAACGTTTTCTAATTGATTCGGCGTCGCGCCTGATTCCAGGCGATAAAAAACCCCGACTGGTTCGGGGTTTTTTTATGCGCGCCAACCGGCCTCTGACTTGTTACATCGCAGTACTAATGAAGTACTCCGCGCCACCTTTATGCCCTTCAGGCGCACGCCTAAATTAGCCCCACTTGCCCGCCCATCACCCCTATGGCCGGCCACTGGAGCCACTGCCATGCCCTTTGTCAGCCTGCGCATCACCCGTGACGGCGTTACCCCGGAGCAAAAAGCCCAGGTCATCGCCGAATTCACCGAAACCCTCGAACGCGTCCTCAACAAACGCCCCGACCTGACCCACATCGTGATCGAAGAAGTCGACACCGATAACTGGGGTTTAGAAAGTCCGCCCTGGTATGGCT contains the following coding sequences:
- the aguA gene encoding agmatine deiminase — translated: MTTLHSTPRADGFYMPAEWAPQTQTWMIWPERPDNWRLGGKPAQAAHAAVAKAIARFEPVTVGVSAGQYENARARLDVPNIRVVEMSNDDAWVRDTGPTFVINNSGEVRGVNWDFNAWGGFDGGLYSPWNRDSQVGGKILEIERAPRYRTEGFVLEGGSIHVDGEGTLITTEECLLNRNRNPHLDRAAIEAVLSANLAVDKIIWLPDGLVNDETDGHVDNFCCYVRPGEVLLAWTDDPQDPNYARCHAAMNVLQSSTDAQGRAFTVHKMPIPGPLYATEEECAGVDPVDGSQERNPSVRLAGSYVNFLIVNGGIIAPSFDDPMDRQAKEILQNLFPQHEVVMVPGRELLLGGGNIHCLTQQQPAPHKN
- a CDS encoding OprD family porin gives rise to the protein MLKQRMGLIALGILSATQAMANDQEQSKGFVEDSHLNIAARNAYISRDYKNPKQDKAEWGQGFIGKFESGFTQGTVGVGVDVIGQYAIRLDGGRGSAGAGGIDFFKEGASTTRAKGGAAVKFRVSNTVLKYGDQFPAVPVLQYDSSRLLSETYTGTSIVSKEIAGLQLDAGHFTKEARKSAEGTDSGRLKSIDYIGGSYKFTESLSAALYASDMQDVLKKQYVNVNYVLALPEKQSLTFDFNGYKTKLDRSFALENQGDADARDNKIWSLGATWAVGPHSFTVAHQRSTGDTGYLYGGYRNAGGIGDGGNTILLANSYWSDFNGKDERSWQAGYGLDFSAFGVPGLTYNIAYVRGTNIDDGTNRGRGTEREIFNQFKYVVQSGPAKDLSLRARASWLRVSSNASEYNVGGNEIRLFADYPINVF
- a CDS encoding tautomerase family protein codes for the protein MPFVSLRITRDGVTPEQKAQVIAEFTETLERVLNKRPDLTHIVIEEVDTDNWGLESPPWYGWLPGLRAAVC
- a CDS encoding TonB-dependent receptor — protein: MPASRLTPITLGLSVLLSAGFAGATTVLPATSISTEADEDDPRVKETNTATRTATSVRYVPQAIDSVKTESLRSYGTNDLGQALSGIPNVSSGADTRFDSLRIRGFDASNDFYLDGIRDDSQYVRDLHNIERIEVLKGPAAVLYGRGGQGGIVNRVSKLPTAGQKSSIEAQGGSNDLRSLYADLSTDPTDTISLRLNMGNQDNNSFRDGVSGNRQLFAPSMSWQLTPDLNWLVQYEYSRYNRTPDRGIPGVNGRPADVSRSSTYFDSRDYIDDKSQSLRSKLAYELNANWQLRHTLGVFKLDSDFDNTYQTGYDPKANQVTRQRWQQDLTTRNVFNNLELEGGFDTFGLEHRLLTGIELGSQRRDPKLYSATAVNRGGQAVPSLDLNQPNRHLSHTGRMSLSSNNHTEVESRAVYVQDQLRLNDQWQLLAGLRYDHFEVDTTSKVLNTQQDVDSRSTSPRVGLVWTPLEQHSFYASWSKTFSPAGGGLIGITPNAAGSVNDLSPELTKQKEIGVKSDWLDDRLSTTLAVYELELYNRRTSDPLDRTITLLSGLQRSRGVELTATGKIVDNWYVRGGVGLQDAKVEKDNNGFAGKRVSDVAKRNASLFITWKPEMGWYAETGLTLVGDRYADSLNTVVLPGYGRWDALAGFRQKEWDVRAALNNIADKNYYASATSAAQIQPGEPRSLVVTGTYSF